Within Metabacillus sp. KUDC1714, the genomic segment AAGAAGGAAATCATGATGAATTAATTGAACAAGATGGGATTTTTGCCAATTTACATCGGGTGCAGTATCAGAGGTAGGTAACTCAATTAACAATTAACAATTAACAATTAACAAAAGCAGCAGTGGGTATTATCCCACTGCTGTTATTTTAAGGTGATCAGAAGGTCGTCCACCTGAGCAAATAAACTCAAGAAATAGTTTGACACCATTCTTATTCTTATGTATCTTATTTAAGTATGTTTTTTTAGGAGGAAAGAATGGATATTCAGAATACACAACAAGTAAAAGTAACAACAGCAGATCCATCAGCATTAGGTCTATTTGGTTTAGCAATGGTAACTTTTGTGGCATCTTCGCAAAAGTTAGGGTTAACAGAAGGTCTTTCATTTATCTTACCTTGGGCGTTCTTTTTAGGTGGAATTGCACAATTGTTTGCTTGTGTTCAAGATGCTAAGCATAACAATATTTTTGGAACAACAGCATTTGGGGCTTTTGGGTTATTTTGGTTTGGAGTTGGAATGTCTTGGTTAATTCAGTTAGGTTTTTTTGGTGAAAAACTAGCTGCAGATGCAGACCCGAAGCAACTTGGTGTTGCGTTTATTGGGTATTTAATTTTTAGTATTTATATGACAATCGGTGCGATGGAAACACATAAAGTACTATTTTTTATTTTTGTCTTTATTGATTTTTTATTTATTGGTTTATCATTAAGCACATTTGGAATTATGCACGAAGAGACACATATGCTAGCAGCTGTCTCTGAGTTTATTATTGCTTTACTTTCGTTTTATGGTTCTGCTGCAGTTGTATTAAATACACACTTTGGCCAGGTAGTTTTGCCAGTGGGAAAGCCATTTGGTATTTATAAAAAATAATAATAAGAGAAGAGTCGTTTGATGAGGTGAGATATTTTTTATCAAAGGGAATTTCACTTAGGCATTCGAAAAAGCCCCGTTTCTGAACGATCAGAAATGGGGCTTTTTTATTCGTTACCATCTTCCAAATTTACCCATGTTTGAGACCATTTTTCAATATCTCTTAAAAGTGGTTCTAAGGATAATCCTTTTTCAGTTAAAGAATATTCAATTCTAACTGGAGTTTCAGGGTAAACTTCTCTACTCACAATTCCTTGATTCTCCAAGTCCTTTAATCGATCTGAAAGAACTCTTCCTGTAATTCCAATAGAAGTTTCGATGGTAGAGAAACGCTGTGGGCCATTAAGTAGTTGGTAAATAACAAGCCCTGTCCATCTTTGGCTTAAAATACCCATTGCTTTTTCAAACCTAGGACAGATTAGAGATTTATTCATATTTCATCACTCCTCTATAAGATATTATACCAAATTATAAAAAATTATGTAGTTATGTATC encodes:
- a CDS encoding acetate uptake transporter gives rise to the protein MDIQNTQQVKVTTADPSALGLFGLAMVTFVASSQKLGLTEGLSFILPWAFFLGGIAQLFACVQDAKHNNIFGTTAFGAFGLFWFGVGMSWLIQLGFFGEKLAADADPKQLGVAFIGYLIFSIYMTIGAMETHKVLFFIFVFIDFLFIGLSLSTFGIMHEETHMLAAVSEFIIALLSFYGSAAVVLNTHFGQVVLPVGKPFGIYKK
- a CDS encoding winged helix-turn-helix transcriptional regulator, with the protein product MNKSLICPRFEKAMGILSQRWTGLVIYQLLNGPQRFSTIETSIGITGRVLSDRLKDLENQGIVSREVYPETPVRIEYSLTEKGLSLEPLLRDIEKWSQTWVNLEDGNE